One Ananas comosus cultivar F153 linkage group 1, ASM154086v1, whole genome shotgun sequence DNA window includes the following coding sequences:
- the LOC109710418 gene encoding uncharacterized protein LOC109710418: MRINYFSAMAFLILVDALQYLTFTRPNISYAVNIVAQYLQTPREPHMQAVKRILRYIRGTLSYGLPLSRCVNPSLVAFADADWAGCPDTHCSTSGYCVFLGPNLISWSAKKQPTIFRSSSEAEYRAVAYTLAETVWLQRLLRDLGVFLWHSISIYCDNLNTTYLAANPILHARTKHIELDHQFLREKVQSGDLDLVHISSDKQLADIFIKPLSPSRFLVLRLNLRIRPLNA, translated from the exons ATGCGCATCAACTACTTCAGCGCCATGGCTTTCTTGATA CTTGTTGATGCTCTCCAGTATCTCACCTTCACGAGACCGAATATTTCGTATGCTGTCAACATTGTTGCTCAGTATTTGCAGACACCTCGTGAACCACATATGCAAGCCGTCAAGCGTATTCTACGTTATATCCGAGGAACACTATCGTATGGTCTTCCACTTTCTCGATGTGTCAATCCTTCTCTTGTGGCTTTTGCagatgctgattgggctggttgTCCCGATACACATTGCTCTACTTCTGGGTATTGCGTCTTTCTTGGGCCCAATCTTATCTCCTGGTCCGCTAAGAAACAACCCACCATTTTTCGCTCCAGTTCTGAAGCGGAGTATCGTGCTGTGGCATACACACTTGCTGAGACGGTTTGGCTTCAACGTTTACTCCGTGACCTTGGTGTTTTTTTATGGCACTCCATCAGCATCTATTGTGATAATCTCAACACGACTTATCTTGCGGCTAATCCAATTCTCCATGCTCGGACGAAGCATATTGAGCTTGACCATCAGTTCCTACGTGAGAAAGTCCAATCTGGTGATTTGGACTTGGTGCACATCTCTTCTGATAAGCAACTTGCTGATATTTTCATCAAGCCTTTGTCACCTTCTCGTTTTTTGGTGTTGCGACTCAATCTTCGCATCCGCCCACTGAATGCTTAG